The segment AAACTCCACCCTGGAGTTACTTGAGAAGCTATCATCATTAAACCACCCATCATCATCGCTAAATTTGCTTTTTTCATATCACCCTCCTTTTTAAGTTTTTAGCAATTTTTACTTTTTTTAAAATAAAACTGTATTTTAATTTCAATTTCAATTTTAAAAATTTCAATAATATTTTTAAATTAAAGGCTGCGGTCAAATTAACCGCAGCCTAATAAACAATTATTTCATTTCCCATACTTGAACCCAGATAACTGCATCTTGAGAAAGCTTTTTACCTTTATATTTTAAATCCCCACCTACATCTACAGCTGCAAAACCCCACCAACCTGCCTTTGGAAGACCGAAAGTAAATACACCATTTGAATCTGCTTTAATAGTTTGAGTAACAAGTGCATCATGAGGAGCTTTTACTTTAGCCTCTTTAACAAAAGCATTTCCTTTTATATCATGATTCAGATACTCCACTTCAATTTCAGCATAAGGCACTGGTTTGCCACCACGTGTAACTATACCACGAAATACATTACCAACCCACAGAGCATAAGGTTTATCTAAAGGGATAATTTCAACTGGTAGAGGATCACCAACTGGTTTATCCCAATCTGTAGGTATACCACCTATATTAAATATAACCTTGGTGCACTGTTGTATATATATGTCTTCTGAAGGTTCATAATATGGAGCTGGAACAAAATAAAAGATGTGATCCCCCATACCTTTTAATTTAACATCAGCCTCATAAGCCCTTCCACTATTAGTCAAACTTCTAAAAGTAATTGGTTTTAATTTTTTCAATAAATCTATTTTCTTTCCTTTATGCATTACACCAAACGCTATTGGTGGATGTATCTTACCACTTTCATCTTTTCCAATATCCATAGTATGACCTGCCTCAAAGGGATGAGTAAATATTAGTTTAAGATTGATTTTTCTTGTTTTCAGAA is part of the Candidatus Desulfofervidus auxilii genome and harbors:
- a CDS encoding DUF4198 domain-containing protein, giving the protein MRKIILLSIIFMFILSISAFAHFMIIYSPESVLKTRKINLKLIFTHPFEAGHTMDIGKDESGKIHPPIAFGVMHKGKKIDLLKKLKPITFRSLTNSGRAYEADVKLKGMGDHIFYFVPAPYYEPSEDIYIQQCTKVIFNIGGIPTDWDKPVGDPLPVEIIPLDKPYALWVGNVFRGIVTRGGKPVPYAEIEVEYLNHDIKGNAFVKEAKVKAPHDALVTQTIKADSNGVFTFGLPKAGWWGFAAVDVGGDLKYKGKKLSQDAVIWVQVWEMK